The following coding sequences lie in one Flavobacterium sp. 20NA77.7 genomic window:
- the rlmH gene encoding 23S rRNA (pseudouridine(1915)-N(3))-methyltransferase RlmH, with translation MNIKVLAIGKTDNKNLQALIEEYSKRLGFYIKFDLDIIPDIKNAKNLSESEQKIKEGQLILNKLSPTDYLILLDENGKEFSSIGFSEFLQKKMNSGLKTIVFVIGGPYGFSEEVYKKAEGKVSLSQMTFSHQMIRLFVIEQIYRGFTILNNEPYHHQ, from the coding sequence ATGAACATTAAAGTACTCGCAATAGGCAAAACAGATAACAAAAATCTTCAAGCATTGATTGAGGAATACTCCAAGCGTTTAGGGTTTTATATTAAATTTGATTTAGATATAATTCCAGATATCAAAAACGCTAAAAATCTTTCTGAAAGCGAACAAAAAATAAAAGAAGGGCAATTAATTCTAAACAAACTAAGTCCTACAGATTATTTAATCTTATTAGATGAGAACGGAAAAGAATTTAGCAGCATAGGGTTTTCTGAATTTTTACAAAAAAAAATGAACTCAGGGCTTAAAACAATCGTTTTTGTTATTGGTGGCCCATATGGTTTTTCAGAAGAAGTTTATAAAAAAGCTGAAGGAAAAGTGTCTTTGTCACAAATGACCTTTTCGCATCAAATGATTCGTTTATTTGTAATTGAACAAATTTATCGTGGGTTTACAATACTTAACAACGAACCCTATCATCATCAATAA
- the folP gene encoding dihydropteroate synthase, with translation MSTINCKGTLIDLSTPKVMGILNLTPDSFFDGGTLKSEHAIITKVAKMLDEGATFIDVGGYSSRPGADFVSEEEELNRVVPVVDVLLKNFPTILISVDTFRSEVAKNAILHGAALINDISAGLLDEQMLPTIASLQVPYIMMHMKGTPQTMQTLAHYDNLIKEVNFYFSERIAAARSLGINDVIIDPGFGFAKTMAHNYELLQKLELLQFHELPILAGISRKSMIYKTLETTPEKALNGTTFLHAFCLQKGASILRVHDVAEAVECVKLMNQLKQGNG, from the coding sequence ATGTCAACAATAAACTGCAAAGGAACTCTCATTGATTTATCAACACCTAAGGTAATGGGTATTTTAAATCTTACTCCCGATTCTTTTTTTGACGGGGGTACATTGAAAAGTGAGCATGCTATCATTACTAAAGTAGCCAAAATGTTAGATGAAGGTGCTACTTTTATTGATGTGGGTGGTTATTCTAGTCGGCCTGGCGCTGATTTTGTTTCTGAAGAAGAAGAATTGAATAGAGTAGTGCCTGTAGTGGATGTATTGTTAAAAAATTTTCCAACAATTCTAATTTCTGTAGATACCTTTAGAAGTGAAGTGGCAAAAAATGCTATACTTCATGGAGCTGCACTTATAAATGATATTTCAGCAGGTTTATTAGACGAACAAATGTTGCCTACTATAGCCTCATTACAAGTTCCTTATATCATGATGCATATGAAAGGGACGCCACAAACAATGCAAACTTTAGCCCATTATGATAATTTGATAAAAGAAGTTAATTTCTATTTTTCTGAACGAATTGCTGCAGCACGAAGTTTAGGTATAAATGATGTAATTATTGATCCAGGTTTTGGATTTGCTAAAACAATGGCACATAATTATGAATTATTACAAAAGTTAGAATTGCTTCAGTTTCACGAATTGCCAATTTTAGCAGGTATTTCACGAAAATCTATGATTTACAAAACACTGGAAACTACGCCCGAAAAAGCATTAAATGGAACTACATTTTTACATGCATTTTGTTTGCAAAAAGGTGCTTCTATTTTACGTGTTCATGATGTAGCGGAAGCAGTAGAATGTGTAAAGTTAATGAATCAATTAAAGCAAGGTAATGGGTGA
- a CDS encoding AMP-dependent synthetase/ligase, whose amino-acid sequence MITVTRLFDFPYYQAEKFNLSDALVTKYGTDWVKTSTKDYLDKANAISRALLRLDVAKNDKIAIISSTNRTEWHMCDIGILQTGAQTVPIYPTIASEDYEYILNHSESKFCIVSDQEVYAKLIAVQKNIPALREIYSFNEIEGCKNWKELLELGADNSNQNVVEDRKNNVSPTDLATIIYTSGTTGKPKGVMLSHENIVSDVLMSAPRVPLREGDTRALSFLPICHIFERMLTYLYQYYGISIYFAESIEKISDNLKEVKPHVMSVVPRLLEKVYDKIYAKGAELTGIKKKLFFWATGLGIQYKPYGENGWFYEFQLKIAKKLIFSKWQEALGGELELLVSGSAALQPRLTKVFTAAGIPVMEGYGLTETSPVISVNDMRNRGFKVATVGKVIEGVEVKIAEDGEILCKGPNVMMGYYKDESQTNEVLKNGYFHTGDIGEIDAEGFLKITDRKKEMFKTSGGKYVAPQLLENTFKQSRFIEQIMVIGEGEKMPGAFIQPNFEFIKEWAKKHPSIKLGSKNEEISTNEAVIKRIEEEVEHYNEKFGNWEKVKRFELTPDIWSIDGGHLTPTMKLKRKIILEKYKNLYAKIYS is encoded by the coding sequence ATGATTACTGTAACAAGACTTTTCGATTTCCCCTACTATCAAGCAGAAAAATTCAATCTTTCTGATGCATTAGTTACTAAATATGGTACAGATTGGGTTAAAACATCAACAAAAGACTATTTAGATAAAGCAAATGCCATTTCAAGAGCATTACTTAGATTAGATGTTGCAAAAAATGATAAAATAGCCATTATTTCTTCAACAAACAGAACCGAATGGCATATGTGCGACATAGGTATATTGCAAACAGGAGCACAAACTGTTCCTATATATCCAACTATAGCTTCAGAAGATTATGAATATATTTTAAATCATTCAGAATCTAAATTTTGCATCGTTTCAGACCAAGAAGTTTATGCTAAATTAATTGCTGTCCAAAAAAACATTCCCGCTTTGAGAGAAATTTATTCTTTTAATGAAATTGAGGGTTGTAAAAATTGGAAAGAATTACTTGAATTAGGCGCAGATAACTCAAACCAAAATGTAGTTGAAGACAGAAAAAACAATGTAAGTCCAACAGATTTAGCAACTATAATTTACACCTCAGGAACTACTGGAAAACCTAAAGGTGTGATGCTTTCTCATGAAAACATCGTTTCTGATGTATTGATGAGTGCACCTAGAGTTCCTCTAAGAGAAGGAGATACAAGGGCGCTAAGTTTCTTACCTATTTGTCATATTTTTGAACGTATGCTTACATACCTATATCAGTACTATGGTATTTCAATATACTTTGCAGAAAGTATCGAAAAAATTTCAGACAATTTAAAAGAAGTAAAACCTCACGTAATGTCTGTTGTGCCAAGATTACTAGAAAAAGTATACGATAAAATTTATGCTAAAGGAGCCGAATTAACCGGCATTAAGAAAAAATTATTCTTTTGGGCGACAGGCTTAGGTATTCAATATAAACCCTACGGTGAAAATGGTTGGTTCTATGAATTTCAATTAAAAATAGCGAAAAAATTAATTTTCTCAAAATGGCAAGAAGCATTAGGAGGAGAATTAGAATTATTAGTTTCTGGAAGTGCAGCTTTGCAACCTAGATTAACTAAAGTTTTTACCGCAGCAGGCATTCCTGTAATGGAAGGTTATGGACTAACAGAAACTTCTCCCGTAATTTCAGTTAACGACATGCGAAACAGAGGCTTTAAAGTAGCCACAGTGGGAAAAGTAATTGAGGGCGTAGAAGTAAAAATAGCCGAAGATGGCGAAATCTTATGTAAAGGACCAAATGTGATGATGGGTTATTACAAAGATGAATCACAAACTAATGAGGTATTAAAAAATGGTTATTTTCACACAGGTGATATCGGCGAAATTGACGCGGAAGGCTTTTTAAAAATCACTGATAGAAAAAAAGAAATGTTCAAAACCTCAGGTGGAAAATATGTAGCTCCTCAATTATTAGAAAATACCTTCAAACAATCCCGTTTTATTGAACAAATAATGGTCATAGGAGAAGGAGAAAAAATGCCAGGCGCATTTATACAACCCAATTTTGAATTTATTAAAGAATGGGCAAAAAAACATCCAAGTATCAAACTCGGCTCAAAAAATGAAGAAATTAGCACTAATGAAGCTGTAATAAAAAGAATTGAAGAAGAAGTCGAACATTATAATGAAAAATTTGGAAATTGGGAAAAAGTAAAACGATTTGAATTGACTCCAGA
- a CDS encoding TlpA disulfide reductase family protein: MKKIIALFSLIVSSISCQAQTEFKDESLTATFFTSENTKIDFKSILEKHKGKVIFIDIWASWCSDCLKAQPEVENLYQGYNENVDFITLSCDKSYESWKKGIEKFDVKGEHYLIPDGMKGIFGKSIKLDWIPRYMIIDKEGKIAVFKAIEPTDAQVKETINKLIN; the protein is encoded by the coding sequence ATGAAAAAAATCATTGCACTATTTAGTTTAATCGTTTCAAGTATTTCTTGTCAAGCACAGACAGAATTTAAAGATGAATCACTAACTGCTACTTTTTTTACCAGTGAAAATACTAAAATTGATTTCAAATCGATTTTAGAAAAACACAAAGGAAAAGTCATTTTTATTGACATTTGGGCTTCTTGGTGTTCAGATTGTTTAAAAGCACAACCAGAAGTAGAAAATTTATACCAAGGCTATAATGAAAATGTTGATTTCATCACCCTTTCTTGCGACAAATCTTATGAATCGTGGAAAAAAGGCATTGAAAAATTTGATGTAAAAGGCGAACATTATTTAATACCTGATGGTATGAAAGGTATTTTTGGCAAATCAATCAAACTGGATTGGATTCCTAGATATATGATTATTGATAAAGAAGGAAAAATTGCTGTTTTTAAAGCGATTGAACCTACGGATGCACAAGTAAAAGAAACAATAAACAAATTAATAAATTAA
- a CDS encoding LTA synthase family protein, protein MKHFLRIDEYKALFFRIFLVYIFYFVARILFCFYNADLVEITSFSDFISLAYHGLAFDTTAILYVNSLFIILSVFPLFINTKPKFQQLLFGVYFSTNLLFYSLNFIDLIYYRFNFSRFTLAAWEVFKHEEAKGGMIFRFLYTYWHVFLLYILMVAFWIYLYRKVKVTYVLNTHPKSKYIITSLLGVLFVALLSIGGIRGDFKKSTRPISLVDANTYVQKTQHADVVLNSTFTFIRTLGVQTFKKTAFSIPNQVIESNFKPIKFYKNNKPSTPNIVLIITESMGREYLGAFNKNTHIKGYRSYTPFLDSLATKSMIFTNAYGNGYKSIHGMASILSGIPSFQDAFTSSPYTKQNIESLVSCLKEKGYTTSFFHGAPNGSMGFLGFANILGFDQYYGMTEYDNDKDFDGSWGIWDEPFLQYMNQTISEKKQPFFSTVFTVSSHEPFVIPTKYEGKFPKGSIPMHQCIGYTDYAFKKFFESAKKQSWFNNTIFIITADHCNQVAYTEEYSDKIVNRIAVPILIYKPDSNLIGENKEIAQHIDIFPTVLDLIGFNRPFRSWGRSLVSKEKDIEPYLINYNTNNYHFMKGNYICVFDGKKAIGFYNIDDKKFRTNLIGKRNKEMNDLELSCKAFIQDYFSKIIDKKLGKPNTK, encoded by the coding sequence ATGAAGCATTTTTTAAGAATAGATGAATATAAAGCACTGTTTTTCAGAATATTTTTAGTTTATATATTTTATTTTGTAGCTAGAATTTTATTTTGTTTTTATAATGCCGATTTAGTTGAAATAACTTCGTTTTCCGATTTTATTTCTCTTGCTTATCATGGATTAGCTTTTGACACTACAGCGATTTTATATGTAAATAGTTTATTTATTATACTTTCTGTATTTCCTCTCTTTATAAATACAAAACCTAAATTTCAACAATTATTATTTGGTGTTTATTTCAGTACAAATTTGTTGTTTTATTCGCTTAATTTTATTGACTTAATTTACTATAGATTTAATTTTTCTCGATTTACGCTTGCTGCTTGGGAAGTTTTTAAACATGAAGAAGCAAAAGGAGGCATGATTTTTAGATTTTTATATACCTATTGGCATGTGTTTTTATTATATATTCTTATGGTTGCTTTTTGGATTTATTTGTATCGAAAAGTAAAAGTTACTTATGTATTAAATACACATCCAAAATCAAAGTATATAATCACTTCTCTTCTAGGTGTGCTTTTTGTTGCACTTTTATCGATTGGTGGTATTAGGGGGGATTTTAAGAAAAGTACGCGTCCGATTAGTTTAGTTGATGCCAATACCTATGTCCAAAAGACACAACATGCAGATGTGGTGTTGAATTCTACCTTTACATTTATAAGAACGTTAGGTGTACAAACCTTTAAGAAAACAGCTTTTTCTATTCCAAATCAAGTTATTGAATCTAATTTTAAACCCATAAAATTTTATAAGAATAATAAACCTTCCACGCCTAACATTGTATTAATCATAACAGAAAGTATGGGAAGGGAATATCTAGGAGCATTCAATAAAAATACTCATATAAAAGGATATAGAAGTTATACCCCATTTTTAGATTCGTTGGCGACAAAAAGTATGATTTTTACCAATGCTTATGGAAATGGCTATAAGTCTATTCATGGTATGGCTTCTATTCTTTCGGGAATACCGTCTTTTCAAGATGCTTTTACATCTTCGCCCTATACTAAACAAAATATAGAATCGTTGGTTTCTTGTTTAAAAGAGAAAGGGTATACTACTTCTTTTTTTCATGGTGCGCCAAACGGATCGATGGGATTTTTAGGATTTGCAAATATTTTAGGATTTGATCAGTATTATGGCATGACGGAATATGATAATGACAAAGATTTTGATGGTTCTTGGGGAATTTGGGACGAGCCTTTTTTGCAATATATGAATCAAACCATTAGTGAAAAGAAACAGCCTTTTTTTAGCACGGTATTTACCGTTTCTTCTCACGAGCCGTTTGTTATTCCCACAAAGTATGAAGGAAAGTTTCCAAAAGGTAGTATTCCTATGCATCAGTGTATAGGATACACAGATTATGCATTTAAAAAATTCTTTGAATCGGCGAAAAAACAGTCTTGGTTTAACAATACTATTTTCATTATTACTGCAGATCATTGTAATCAAGTAGCTTATACAGAAGAATATTCAGATAAAATTGTGAATAGAATTGCAGTTCCTATACTGATTTATAAACCAGATAGCAATTTAATAGGCGAAAATAAAGAAATAGCACAACATATTGATATTTTTCCAACTGTTCTAGATTTAATTGGATTTAATAGGCCTTTTAGAAGTTGGGGTAGAAGTTTGGTTTCGAAAGAAAAAGATATTGAGCCTTATTTGATAAATTATAATACTAATAATTATCATTTCATGAAAGGTAACTATATTTGTGTGTTTGATGGTAAAAAAGCAATTGGATTTTACAATATAGATGATAAAAAATTTAGAACTAATTTGATTGGTAAACGCAACAAAGAAATGAATGATTTAGAGTTAAGTTGTAAAGCTTTTATTCAAGATTATTTTTCGAAAATTATAGATAAAAAATTAGGTAAGCCTAATACAAAGTAA
- a CDS encoding dual specificity protein phosphatase family protein: MKKKIVLVVVLALFIFAGKYVYDMHINHNFETITEHKVYKSGVIPPAELPEYVKKYKIKSIIDLRFPGTGDDVNNPEIPTELTAEKEAIAKIPGVSYFNNGSDQVPTQKNLDYFFKIMDNPANYPVLIHCYHGVGRAEIYSAIYRIEYENWDNDKARLATRTLVKWSAFDLGKPKGDFLHSYVKRNKHVK; the protein is encoded by the coding sequence ATGAAAAAAAAAATAGTTTTAGTGGTCGTTTTAGCACTTTTCATTTTTGCAGGAAAATATGTGTATGACATGCATATTAATCACAATTTTGAAACTATTACAGAACATAAAGTATATAAAAGTGGTGTTATTCCTCCTGCTGAATTGCCTGAATATGTGAAAAAATATAAGATTAAAAGTATAATTGATTTACGTTTTCCAGGCACTGGAGATGATGTAAATAATCCGGAAATTCCTACCGAATTGACTGCAGAGAAAGAAGCAATTGCGAAAATTCCTGGAGTAAGCTATTTCAATAATGGCTCAGATCAAGTGCCAACGCAAAAAAACTTAGATTATTTTTTTAAAATTATGGATAACCCAGCAAATTATCCTGTTTTAATTCATTGCTATCATGGAGTAGGCCGTGCAGAAATTTATTCGGCAATTTATAGAATAGAATATGAAAATTGGGATAATGATAAAGCTCGATTAGCAACACGAACTTTAGTTAAGTGGAGTGCTTTTGATTTAGGAAAACCTAAAGGAGATTTTTTACATAGTTATGTGAAAAGAAATAAGCATGTAAAGTAA
- the tpiA gene encoding triose-phosphate isomerase, translating to MRKNIVAGNWKMNKDYGQALTLINEIKEGKPASNAEIVLATPFPFLAKAVELVEGTDIQIAAQNMHQAEGGAFTGEISASMLTSIGVHTVILGHSERRAYFHETDALLANKVDTALKHDMTVIFCFGEELKDRQSNNHFNVVEYQLRDGLFHLKNEDWKHIVLAYEPVWAIGTDETASPEQAQEMHAFIRNLIQKVYGTDVAENVSILYGGSVKPDNAKEIFSKPDVDGGLIGGAALNATDFFGIISGI from the coding sequence ATGAGAAAAAACATTGTTGCAGGGAACTGGAAAATGAACAAAGATTATGGTCAAGCCCTAACATTAATTAATGAAATAAAAGAAGGAAAACCTGCCTCTAATGCAGAAATAGTATTGGCTACTCCATTCCCTTTTTTAGCAAAAGCAGTTGAATTAGTAGAAGGAACCGATATACAAATTGCAGCACAAAACATGCATCAAGCAGAAGGTGGAGCATTTACAGGAGAGATTTCTGCAAGTATGCTAACAAGTATTGGTGTTCATACTGTAATTTTAGGCCATAGCGAAAGACGTGCTTACTTTCACGAAACAGATGCTTTATTAGCTAACAAAGTGGATACCGCATTGAAACACGATATGACTGTTATTTTTTGTTTTGGCGAGGAATTAAAAGACAGACAAAGCAACAACCATTTTAATGTAGTGGAGTATCAACTAAGAGACGGTTTATTTCATTTAAAAAACGAAGATTGGAAACATATTGTGTTAGCTTACGAACCAGTTTGGGCAATAGGAACAGACGAAACAGCTTCTCCAGAACAAGCACAAGAAATGCACGCTTTTATTAGAAATTTGATTCAAAAAGTGTATGGCACTGATGTAGCCGAAAACGTTTCTATTTTATATGGCGGAAGTGTAAAACCAGATAATGCCAAAGAAATTTTTTCTAAGCCCGATGTGGACGGCGGACTAATTGGAGGTGCAGCACTAAATGCAACTGATTTTTTCGGAATAATTAGCGGAATATAA
- a CDS encoding MauE/DoxX family redox-associated membrane protein, translating into MNTKTISWTLRIVVAALFIVSALAKLYPSPYFAISTFEVKQLYPLGFPENLASYFSRTLIGVEFALGFLLLIPHYLKKITIPATIVLLLVFIIHLSYETFVSGNSGNCGCFGELLPMTPVEAILKNIVAIGLLIWLLKILPNDTKSNIWILSTIKLACILVIFMLAPMKASSSSSSNSNTEIDNSAINFNEDATTLTNKAAEQYADSIEKSAQKKNNSIEDVKKEMGPKPTKSGYAEYFSDIDKGRKIFCFFVPGCEHCRHAAKELYALQKKYKDFPEVRIIFMDEEAEKIPDFFAFAGTKFPYKVIDVIPFWTKLGTGKDTPGVVYLWNGNVIKFYDGIAEKAFNKKEFEKITTKAYKK; encoded by the coding sequence ATGAATACAAAAACTATTTCTTGGACACTACGAATTGTTGTTGCTGCTTTGTTTATTGTTTCAGCATTGGCAAAACTATACCCATCGCCTTATTTTGCCATTTCAACTTTTGAAGTGAAGCAATTGTACCCGCTTGGTTTTCCTGAAAATTTAGCTAGTTATTTTTCCAGAACATTAATAGGTGTTGAATTTGCACTTGGATTTCTACTCCTAATTCCACATTATTTAAAAAAAATCACCATTCCAGCAACCATAGTCTTACTTCTTGTTTTTATCATTCATTTAAGTTACGAAACCTTTGTAAGCGGAAATTCTGGAAATTGTGGTTGTTTTGGAGAATTATTACCCATGACGCCTGTAGAAGCCATTCTTAAGAACATCGTCGCAATTGGTTTATTAATTTGGTTACTTAAAATTCTTCCAAATGACACAAAATCAAACATTTGGATTCTTAGCACTATAAAATTAGCTTGTATACTTGTTATTTTTATGCTTGCGCCAATGAAAGCAAGTTCAAGCTCAAGCTCAAATAGCAATACTGAAATTGATAATTCTGCAATTAACTTTAATGAAGACGCTACTACTTTGACTAATAAAGCAGCTGAACAGTATGCAGATTCAATAGAAAAAAGTGCACAGAAAAAAAATAATTCAATTGAAGACGTTAAAAAAGAAATGGGTCCAAAACCAACCAAATCAGGTTATGCAGAATACTTCTCTGATATAGATAAAGGTAGAAAAATATTTTGCTTCTTTGTGCCCGGTTGCGAACATTGTCGTCATGCTGCAAAAGAATTATATGCCTTACAAAAAAAATATAAAGATTTTCCAGAAGTAAGAATTATTTTCATGGATGAAGAAGCTGAAAAAATTCCTGATTTCTTTGCTTTTGCAGGTACAAAATTTCCTTATAAAGTAATTGATGTAATTCCTTTTTGGACAAAACTTGGCACAGGTAAAGACACACCTGGTGTTGTGTATTTATGGAATGGAAATGTCATAAAATTTTATGATGGAATTGCAGAAAAAGCGTTTAATAAAAAAGAATTTGAAAAAATAACAACCAAAGCTTATAAAAAATAA
- a CDS encoding DUF1599 domain-containing protein yields the protein MSNTSQQYDKVIAVCRDLFTKKTHDYGTAWRVLRLPSLTDQIFIKAQRIRSLQENDVRKVDEDEVSEFIGIINYCAMALIQMKKGIATQPDMPAEEAIRLYNEKIAETKALMENKNHDYGEAWRDMRVNSLTDLIIQKLLRVKQIEDNKGKTLVSEGIDANYQDMINYAVFALILMEENKN from the coding sequence ATGTCAAATACATCTCAACAATATGATAAAGTAATTGCGGTTTGCCGTGATTTATTCACAAAAAAAACACACGATTATGGTACAGCATGGCGTGTATTACGATTACCATCACTTACTGATCAAATATTCATCAAAGCACAACGCATTAGAAGTTTACAAGAAAATGATGTTCGCAAAGTAGATGAAGATGAAGTGTCTGAATTTATTGGAATAATAAATTACTGCGCCATGGCATTAATACAAATGAAAAAAGGTATAGCTACACAACCTGACATGCCTGCTGAAGAGGCTATTCGCTTGTACAATGAAAAAATTGCAGAAACTAAAGCGTTAATGGAAAATAAAAATCACGATTACGGTGAAGCTTGGAGAGATATGCGCGTGAATTCATTAACCGATTTAATCATTCAAAAACTCTTACGTGTTAAACAAATTGAGGACAATAAAGGAAAAACATTAGTTTCTGAAGGTATTGATGCGAATTACCAAGACATGATTAATTATGCTGTTTTTGCATTGATTTTAATGGAAGAAAACAAAAACTAA